A region from the Hydrogenimonas sp. genome encodes:
- a CDS encoding cytochrome c, putative, with the protein MRTKKRVVLMGTFFMATSLFASVDAEKIYDAKCAMCHIKTVPSNRADMVAPALIGIMRHVKMAYPKRDDAVDFIVDYVQNPTKEKAVCMPQKIARFGLMPSQKGNISSEELKEVAEWMYDNYPPANFMGCGSGMQKRPTFSSFDTNGDGKITPEEFAAFQNARIGNSQGQGCKCVNKRRNRSTFADFDLNGDGVITKTELLEVRAKKQQARASAGYPMRKASNAPSFESIDRNGDGKITPEEFSNRFNF; encoded by the coding sequence GTGAGGACAAAAAAAAGAGTGGTGCTTATGGGTACTTTTTTCATGGCGACATCGCTTTTCGCATCGGTGGATGCTGAGAAGATATATGATGCGAAGTGTGCCATGTGTCATATCAAAACCGTACCGTCAAACAGAGCCGATATGGTCGCCCCGGCATTGATCGGTATCATGAGACATGTAAAAATGGCTTATCCAAAGAGAGATGACGCTGTCGACTTCATAGTCGACTACGTGCAAAATCCGACAAAAGAAAAGGCGGTATGTATGCCTCAAAAAATTGCCAGGTTTGGCTTGATGCCTTCTCAAAAAGGAAATATTTCATCGGAAGAGCTGAAGGAAGTTGCCGAATGGATGTATGACAATTATCCCCCGGCAAACTTCATGGGTTGCGGTTCCGGTATGCAAAAGCGTCCGACTTTCTCATCTTTTGATACCAACGGTGACGGCAAAATCACACCTGAAGAGTTTGCAGCTTTTCAAAATGCTCGTATAGGTAACAGTCAGGGGCAAGGATGTAAATGTGTCAACAAAAGAAGAAACCGCTCGACATTTGCCGACTTCGACCTGAACGGTGACGGTGTGATTACCAAAACGGAGCTGCTCGAAGTGAGAGCGAAAAAACAGCAAGCCAGGGCGAGTGCCGGTTACCCTATGCGTAAAGCGTCCAACGCTCCCAGTTTCGAAAGTATTGACAGGAACGGCGACGGCAAGATTACCCCTGAAGAGTTTAGTAACAGGTTCAATTTTTAG